Genomic segment of bacterium:
TCGCAGGTGGGGAAGAAGACCGAGGTGTTCGCGCGCTTCTCCACCGTCGGCGGCGAGAAGGGTTCGGCGGACTCGGAGCGCGATCCCCGCGGCTTCGCGCTGAAGTTCTACACCGAAGAGGGCAACTACGACATGGTGGGCAACAACACCCCGGTCTTCTTCATCCGCGATCCACTGAAGTTCCCGGACTTCATTCATACTCAGAAGCGTCACCCGGCGACCAACCTCAAGGATGCGGACATGTTCTGGGACTTCCTTTCCCTGACCCCCGAATCCATCCACCAGGTCACCATCCTATTTTCGGACCGCGGCACCCCCAGGACGTATCGCAACATGAACGGTTACAGCAGCCACACCTTCATGTGGTACAACGAGAGAGGCGAGTACTTCTGGGTTCAGCTCCACTTCAAGACCGAGCAGGGAATTCAGAACTTCACCGGCGAGGAAGCGGAGCGCATGCGCGGCATTGATCCTGATTTCGCCACGCGCGATCTGCATGAAGCGATCTCGAAGGGGGAATTCCCGTCCTGGCGGCTGGAAGTCCAGATCATGACCCCGGATCAGGCGAAGAACTACAGGTTCGACCCCTTTGACATCACGAAGGTGTGGCCGCATGCCGACTTCCCGCCCATCGAGGTCGGCCGTCTTGTTCTCAACCGCAACCCGGAGAACTACTTCGCCGAGGTGGAGCAGGCGGCATTCTCCCCCGGCAACTTCGTTCCCGGCATCGGCCCGTCTCCAGACAAGATGCTGCAGGGACGCCTGTTCAGCTACCACGACACGCATCGGCACAGACTTGGTCCCAACTACCACCTGCTGCCGGTCAATGCTCCGAAGGCCGCTCAGGTGCGAAGCTACCAGCGGGACGGTGCCATGCGCTTCGACAGCAACGGCGGCGGTGGCCCCAACTACTGGCCGAACAGCTTCGGCGGTCCGGCCCCGGACCCGGAGTTAGCTGTTCCGCCCATTGACGTCTCCGGGATGGCCGCGCGCCACGCGTATGAACTTG
This window contains:
- a CDS encoding catalase, which gives rise to MKEEKKILTTGFGMPVEDDLNSLTAGPKGPVLIQDVHLTEKLAHFDRERIPERVVHAKGAGAYGYFEVTHDVAKYTRAKFLSQVGKKTEVFARFSTVGGEKGSADSERDPRGFALKFYTEEGNYDMVGNNTPVFFIRDPLKFPDFIHTQKRHPATNLKDADMFWDFLSLTPESIHQVTILFSDRGTPRTYRNMNGYSSHTFMWYNERGEYFWVQLHFKTEQGIQNFTGEEAERMRGIDPDFATRDLHEAISKGEFPSWRLEVQIMTPDQAKNYRFDPFDITKVWPHADFPPIEVGRLVLNRNPENYFAEVEQAAFSPGNFVPGIGPSPDKMLQGRLFSYHDTHRHRLGPNYHLLPVNAPKAAQVRSYQRDGAMRFDSNGGGGPNYWPNSFGGPAPDPELAVPPIDVSGMAARHAYEL